The proteins below are encoded in one region of Paramisgurnus dabryanus chromosome 2, PD_genome_1.1, whole genome shotgun sequence:
- the terb2 gene encoding telomere repeats-binding bouquet formation protein 2, which yields MFKGKTAWFSSSVEKRVHSFWVSEGGALSDWRTADYLFSDDASEEDTLRIYESEDYVKNRATVFHSHFLSTCALRQSVKFVPIGHYVLPPVFIQNELRAQLGKFIWEKDDQVMREQQIDTQESEEETLSDETEDQPVMGNSSQEDRPTMASPNSVCLCCERQKYHVNNMISGYVHIDQMKKYSGELYDFLPSLHGHTVSRSFD from the exons ATGTTTAAAGGCAAAACCGCATGGTTCTCCAGCAGTGTTGAGAAGAGAGTCCACAGCTTCTGGG TGTCTGAAGGGGGAGCTCTTTCTGACTGGAGAACAGCAGATTACCTTTTCAGTGATGATGCATCTGAAGAAGACACTTTAAG GATTTATGAGAGTGAGGACTATGTAAAGAACAGGGCAACAGTTTTCCACAGTCACTTCCTGTCCACATGTGCACTACGACAAAGTGTGAAATTTGTGCCCATTGGCCACTATGTGCTGCCTCCTGTCTTCATTCAAAATG AACTGAGAGCACAACTGGGAAAGTTTATTTGGGAGAAAGATGATCAG GTAATGCGTGAACAACAAATAGATACTCAAGAATCTGAAGAAGAAACCCTGTCTGATGAGACTGAAGATCAACCAGTGATGGGCAATAGCAG CCAGGAGGATCGCCCGACTATGGCTTCACCAAACAGTGTGTGCTTGTGCTGTGAGAGGCAAAAGTATCATGTGAATAACATGATCTCAG GATATGTTCATATTGACCAAATGAAAAAGTATTCAGGGGAACTGTATGATTTTCTTCCTTCTCTCCATGGCCACACTGTTTCAAGGTCTTTTGATTAG
- the LOC135749136 gene encoding uncharacterized protein, with translation MNGDDMVEECLNKNQDCLNMSHRGLVVLPPGVSKLTTLKKLFLNSNQLILPPDEILHLEKLEEVILDRNQLTVLPSNIGSLKHLTYLSVNHNPLSVLPEAIGDLEKLRELWAVGCGLISVPSSIGKLSMLQKLGLHSNKIARLPSLFGNLSSLQWLNLADNKLQELPEDVNRLQSLVLLNLDKNCFTHIPTLLTDMANLQILLLKFNGIRSLEDYLIPGFSRLIKLDLRENPLMDRPHHWKGLDFILLGKV, from the exons ATGAATGGGGATGATATGGTAGAGGAATGTCTTAACAAAAATCAAGACTGCTTGAACATGAGTCACCGGGGTCTGGTTGTTTTGCCACCTGGTGTTTCAAAACTGACaacgttgaaaaaactgtttctCAATAGCAATCAACTCATTTTACCACCAGATGAG ATTCTGCACTTGGAAAAGCTTGAAGAAGTGATACTGGATAGAAACCAGCTCACCGTGCTTCCTAGCAACATTGGATCATTAAAACACCTGACCTACCTGAGTGTAAACCACAACCCACTGTCTGTTCTCCCAGAGGCAATAGGTGACCTGGAAAAACTGAGAGAGCTCTGGGCCGTAGGATGCGGTCTCATCTCTGTACCCTCATCGATTGGTAAACTCAGCATGTTACAGAAACTTGGCCTCCATAGTAATAAAATTGCGCGCTTGCCATCACTATTTGGAAACCTCAGCAGTCTCCAGTGGTTAAACTTGGCTGATAATAAACTTCAAGAACTCCCAGAAGATGTTAATCGTTTACAGTCTTTGGTCTTATTGAATCTGGACAAGAACTGTTTTACACACATCCCTACTTTACTAACAG ACATGGCGAATTTGCAAATTCTGCTTCTTAAATTTAATGGCATCAGATCACTGGAGGATTACTTAATCCCTGGTTTTAGCAGACTTATTAAACTTGATCTCAGAGAAAATCCTTTAATGGACAGACCACATCATTGGAAG GGATTGGATTTCATATTGCTAGGCAAAGTGTGA